Genomic segment of Arachis hypogaea cultivar Tifrunner chromosome 11, arahy.Tifrunner.gnm2.J5K5, whole genome shotgun sequence:
caagggtgatgcctctagatgattagccgtgccatgacagggcatttggatcattttcccgagagaagaccgaaagtagccattgacaatggtgatgtatcacataaagccagccatggaaaggagtaagactgattggatgaagacagcaggaaagcagaggttcagaggaacgaaagcatctctattcgcttatctgaaattctcaccaatgatttacataggTATttttatccctattttattaattattttcgaaaactccattactattttaatatccgcctgactgagatttacaaggtgatcatagcttgcttcataccaacaatctccgtgggattcgacccttactcacgtaaggtattacttggacgacccagtgcacttgctggttagttgtgcgaagttgtgaaccatggtattggcatcatatttttggcgccattaccagggaaagaaagagcgatgaattttacataattaaagtgtaatcacaatttctgcgcaccagttaTTTACTGCATACATAAATAAAACGCACAAAGACATAAAAAAGCTTACATAAAAAGTTACATATAAAGGTCCATAAAAAGTTACATAAAAAGTTACATAAAAAGTCTTAATCATGATTGATCCCCGGCGGAGCTTGGACCTGCGCGCTGCGGACATCGACTCTGGCTATGTCCCTCCCGTCCACATATAGTACACCGGCGAAGACGACGCATGTCCCGcgaatccatctcattcaagtagcGGGTTGACTTGGGTCTTCCTTTCGTCGCGCGCCTCAATGTCCAATTCGCGATCACCTTCGCTCCTTCATACGGAGCCCACGTAGATGGGTCACCCATTGGGACAAATTCGCCTCTGTAGACCTTGCAAATTTCGGACATCTTGTACACGTCATGCACATATTTTTGCCAATCAAGACGTTGGTTGGCGCAACATGCAAGGACGTGGCGACATGGGAGTCGCTCGACCTGGAAATGACCATAATCTCAGTGTCGTTGCGCGAGATTAACGGTGTGAATGGAACCATCTTGCATTTCGTGAACCTCAAACATCTTGTTGCGCCTGTCAAACATATTGACCACAATGTTGCCTGCACGTCGAAAACTTTCTTAGACTCTTTTGGTGGCAAATTCTGAATATGTGAATCCGTTGTGGACACGCTCATGAGCCTCGGCGCTCTTCCGAGTGAACAATTCGTTCAGCCGATAGAAAGTAGACCTAACAATGGCAGTCACAGGAAGGTTGCGTGCACCCTTAAGGACAGAATTTATGCACTCTACCAAGTTTGTCGTCATATGTCCTCAATGATGACCCCCGTCGAATGCCAACACCCATCTCTGAACACCGATCTCATCACACCACTGCGTATACGCCTCACCCCGCTCTCTCAGCCTTTGGTAGTTTTTGTTGTACTCTTGCTCCGTCCTAGAATATCCTGTTGGAGAAACCATTTAATCATAAGCAAGTTCCACGAAATTAATACGAACAGAACCATAACAACGAAATCAAATACATGTGTTAACCACGAGTTTATGCAAATACGGAGGCTTGAACCTTCTTAAGAAGTTGGAACCGATGTGCCTGATGCAGTACATGTGCCACGCTCTTGGCGGTGACCATGCACCGTTGCTGCGAGCTATTGCTGCGTCGATGGAGTTATGGCGGTCAGAAATAATGCCGACACCATCGATGGTAACAACATATCTCCGCATGTTGCTTAGGAAAAACTCCTACGCGTCTGCCGTCTCACCCTCGACTATTGCAAACGCAATAGGCACAATGTTTTGGTTCCCATCCTGTGCAACGGCAACTAGAAGCGCACCTTTATATTTTCCGTACAGGTGTGTGCCATCAACCTGCACCAGTGGCTTGAAGTATCGGAATGCTACTATACACGGATAGAAGCTCCAAAAAACGCAATGAAGAACTCTTACACCTTGAACCTCCTCACTCTCACGGTAAACAGGGAGCGTCTTTATTTGAACACGAGACTTTGGCATCTTTGCAGTCATTGCTTTTAACCAAACTGGCAGAGTCTGGTAAAAAACTTCCCAACCACCAAAAACTTTTGCGACAGATTTCTGCTTTGCTAACCAAGCCTTGCGGTAACTGATAGTGTAGTTGAACCTTGACTGAACTTCTGCAATAATAGACTTCACCTTTATCGACGGATCTGCTTCGACCAACAGCCTAATGGCATCTGCAATTGTGTCTgagtccaacttggcatgatcttgCGAGATCATTCCCATGGTGCACGTGTTGTTTGCCATTGTATCTCCTGATctcccaacaagctttctttCGAATCAAGCTAGCTCGGATAAGCCAATCGCACCCGGCACCATAACCCTTGCATTTCGCATAGAATGTTTGCGGCTCAGACTCAAacacagtgtaatcaactcctctagagatagtgtagcttttgattgcagatatcacCGACTCTCTAGAGCCAAATTCCATTCCGACACTGAATTCACCATCTTCGGCCGCAACGTTGCCTTCACCTACGACAAGTGCACCACCATCAGTCAGACAAGGCAAATAAAATGGACACTAGTGGTAACGTGAATTAATAGCCATAATATAACATACCCATATTCGCATACTCAAGAAATTCTGGGGCATGCATGGCTTCGAGATCCAGAGTCCGCATAAAAGACGGAACACCAAACGGCTGCTGGCTTATAACAGCATGCGCTTTATTTGGCACCGCCGGATTGCCTGCCAAATCTCCATCATCGTTTTcgtcatcgacttcatagttGGCTTCGAACTCCTCTTCACTGTCGTCGTTATCTTCTTCCCAGCCTATATCCCCAAACTCGTTAACGTTGACCTCCTCGTTAAACTCGTCCACCCCCGTATgctgttcaaactcaacgtacagcTCTATTAGCGGCACCTGAAatcgggtttgttgataaatacaGAACATCTGCTGCATGCTTGCATCATCAGTGATGGCCATTATTTGAAATTGTATCagcccaccaaatacttgtacaGCACTCCTATACAAAATATTGCTCACCCTTTTCGAAATGTGACTTGGTATGTTGACACAAAGACCATTTTGCAACTCTACAAAACTCGTGGTGTATGGAATAGCAAATAAAAacggacattcacaaacaaaagtcactcctTCGTGTGTGTTCGGTATAACCT
This window contains:
- the LOC112721530 gene encoding uncharacterized protein; the encoded protein is MANNTCTMGMISQDHAKLDSDTIADAIRLLVEADPSIKVKSIIAEVQSRFNYTISYRKAWLAKQKSVAKVFGGWEVFYQTLPVWLKAMTAKMPKSRVQIKTLPVYRESEEVQGVRVLHCVFWSFYPCIVAFRYFKPLVQVDGTHLYGKYKGALLVAVAQDGNQNIVPIAFAIVEGETADA